The window GCAATCTCACCCTTTCAGAACTTGCCGCAACGTTCCGCATGCTCCTTTTCGGCGCACGGTTTCTAAAAAGCGCGCCGCACTGGACGAGGGATCGCATGCGCGACTGGCAATGGCAGCGCGTGACAAAGCTCGTCCGCCATGCATGGGACAATGTGCCCTTCTACCGCGACCATTACACAGCGGTGTCGTTCGAGCCCGGCGACCTGAAATCGTGGGATGACTTCCACCGCCTTCCCCTGCTCACCAAGGAAATGGTGATCGCGAACTATCCCGACCGCATGCTCATGCGCGGCGCACGCGCAGAAAGCCTTGTCGTCTCACGCAGCAGCGGATCGACGGGCAAGGCTCTGGACATCGCCTACGACGGCGCAGCGATGAGCACGTTCATGCTCGCCGGCCTGCGACTCTACCGCATGGGGTTCCCCTACCTGCCGTGGCAGCGGCAGCTCTACGTCTACACATCGCCCTATCCTCTCGAATCGCTCCTCGGCCTCTTCCCGCTCAAGTTCGTGCCCACTCTCGCCCCCATTCCGGAAATCATTTCGCAAATCCGCTCATGGAAGCCCGACCTGCTCGTCTGCTACCCCTCGCACCTCAAGCAGATCGCGCAGCAACTCTCGAACGACGACCTCGCGCATATCCGGTTGAAGTGCGTCTCCGTGAATTCCGAAATGTCCACACAGGCCGAGCGCAACGACCTCGCCGCCCGGCTCGGATGCCCCGTGCTCGACGAATATTCCTCGGAGGAGCTTACCCGCATCGCCGCGCAATGCCTGCACGGCAGCCACCATATCTTCGACGACATCAACTACATGGAGAGCATCCCTTCCGACGCATCGTCGCTACTGGTCGGGACCAACCTCCACAACTTCGCGATGCCCATGATCCGCTACGCGCAAAACGACCTCGGCCGCATCGAGGAACGCGAATGCGCCTGCGGCTGGCGGTTCCGCCACCTCGTCGATCTGCAGGGCCGCCGCAACGACAGCTTCACTCTTCCATCAGGTCGCGTCCTCTCCTCTGGCTATCTGCTCGATGCCACCTACGAAGTGCTGCTCACGTTCCGCTCGGAGGTGCGCGATTTCTGCCTCATCCAGCGCGCAGCCGGCCAGGTCGAACTCGAGATCGTCACGGGCGAAGGCTGGGGAGAAGAAGTGAGCCGGGCCATCTCGGATCGATTCGATGAGCTGCTCGGGCACGAAGTCCATTTCTCGATTCAAACGGTCGACACCTGCACCAAGACAAAATCCGGCAAGCGCAATCCCATCATCTCGGAGGCCACGCGCAAACTCGCCGCCCGCTGACCGCGCTAGAACGCAATCGACGCTGCGTTGCGTCGCGCCTGCGCGATCTGATCCGCGCTCAGTCCCGCCGCCGGGGCGGCGACCTCGTATTCGTAATCGAGGTCGATGCCGCTGATGCCGGGGTCGTCGGTGTTGATCGTCGCGAGCAGGCTGCGCTCGAGGAACGCCTTCAGCGGATGGCTCGCATAGTCGGCCACGGTGCTCGTCTGGACGTTGCTGGTGAGGTTGCACTCGAGGCCGATGCGGTGCTCGGCGAAATAGTCGAGCAGCGCGGGATCGTCGGTCGCGCGCACGGCGTGGCCGATGCGGGTGGCGCCGAGTTCGCGGAGGGCGGTCCATATACCCGGCGCGCCCGCGGCCTCTCCGGCGTGGATCGTGACATTCAGCCCGGCGTCGCGCACCCGGCGGAAGTGCTCGATGAACAGCTCGGGCGGAAAATTGCCTTCGTCACCGGCGAGGTCGATCGCAACGAGGCCGTCGCGACAGGCAAGCAGGGCGTCGAGCTCGCGGAAGCAGGAGTTCAGGCCAAACGTGCGGCTGAGAATGCCGGTGAGCGTGGTCGGCACGCCGAAGTCGCGCACGCCGGCCGCAACGCCGTCGACGACGGCCTCGGTGACGGCCTGGGGATCGAGCCCGTGAGCCATCGCCATGAAGACGGGGCTGAAACGCAGTTCGACGGCGTCGAGGTTCTCGCGTTTCGCATCCTCGACGTTCTCGTAGGCCACGCGGCGGCACGCAGCAGGGTCAACGAGCACGCCGACCATCCACTCGAACTTCGCGAGGAAGGGCATGAGGCCCGGCTGCGGATCGCTCACGACGACGAAGGGGCGCAGGGTGTCGAGGGTGCGGCCTGGCAGCGGAAGGTCGTTCTCGAGCCCGAGATCCAGGATCGTCTCCAGGCGAATGCTCCCGTCGAGATGACGGTGGAGATCGATCTTCGGCAGGGCTTCTTCCATGCCGACGCTTGTAACGGCCGGGCGCGACGGCCGCAATCCCGCGCACTAGCGTCCCGGCCCCTGAAGGGCGCGCTGGTAGCTGTAAATGCCGGTCTGGTTGATCTGCTCGACCTGCTGCTGCCGGCTCTCCGGCACCGGTTTTGTCGCGCAGCCGAGGAGGAGCTGCATCCCGAGCATCGAAACGAGAGCGAATCCGCATTTCATGCAAACAGCCTGACCAAAACGCGCCGCGGCGGCAATTCCGTCCTCATCGCGCGACGACATCCACCCGGCGCGATGCGACGCGTCCCTGGTCGTCCATGGCGAGGAGTTGCCACCGGCCCGGGGCGGCATGCCATGCGAGGGGCTCGTTCGGCGCGGCGCAACCGAGAAAGTCGGCGCCGGCGAACCAGTAGACCTTGCGCACGTCGCCATCCGTCCGCGCCTCGAGGGCGATGCCGCTCGATCCGCCGCTCGCAGGAACCGCCAGCACCGCTCCCTCGGAGGGCGAGAGAATGCGCGGCGCGGCTCCCTGCCGGGCCATGCCGTCGACGGCGCAGTCCGGCGCAAAGGGCGGCAGCGGTCGCCGCGGCAATCCCGCCTCGGCGAAGAGC of the Chthoniobacterales bacterium genome contains:
- the add gene encoding adenosine deaminase, which produces MEEALPKIDLHRHLDGSIRLETILDLGLENDLPLPGRTLDTLRPFVVVSDPQPGLMPFLAKFEWMVGVLVDPAACRRVAYENVEDAKRENLDAVELRFSPVFMAMAHGLDPQAVTEAVVDGVAAGVRDFGVPTTLTGILSRTFGLNSCFRELDALLACRDGLVAIDLAGDEGNFPPELFIEHFRRVRDAGLNVTIHAGEAAGAPGIWTALRELGATRIGHAVRATDDPALLDYFAEHRIGLECNLTSNVQTSTVADYASHPLKAFLERSLLATINTDDPGISGIDLDYEYEVAAPAAGLSADQIAQARRNAASIAF